Genomic DNA from Pseudodesulfovibrio sp. S3:
TCAATCATTACCAGAACAAAGTAAAGCGTTATTTATGCGGCAAAAATCAGACCTTCCAAGGCAGCGCCCCCGCACTCGCAAGCAGTGGGGGGACGATCATTGAAGCCTGTCCGACCTCGCCATGAGGACGAGAATGGTGTCGGGACCGAGTACCGGCCGTCACGGAAGTGAGGTTCCCGGAGTCGCCGAGTGAAGACTGTTTCCTTCCTTGTCAGACGGATGCACGCTGCTCCGACACAGGGGACACATTGTTTCCAGTATTAATGCATCCCAGGTTCCGACCCAGTCGCATTTGTCACATTGATACCTCATGCTTCCTCCATATTGCCGGAAGACCCCGGCCGAAACCAGGGTCAACACATTGAATGGGCAGTTCGAAATACAGGGGGCTAGGTGCCGATGGCTATCTTCCTGGACTCGCTTTCGGCTCTCTTGATCCTCGGCATGGAGATGCACAGGACCCCCTTGTTCAACTTGGCATTGACCTGTTCCCTCTTGAACCAATTCCAGGGGTTCAGCTTGGAAACGGTCATAGCATCCTCCTTGAATGGGTAAAAGTTGCCACTGGTATTCCATGTATAAATCGCATTCCAGGGCTGTCAAGATTCCTCGCAAACCCATGCCCACCGGCGATCCGGTCATACGGCCCGGCGCATTTTGGCGGGTTTGCCCCTGATGATGCCGAGCAGGCTCCGGCCCGCGAAGGAGAGTTCTCCGCTGTTGTCGACCAGCTCCAAACAGGGGTGGTTGACCGCATAGGCCTCGGCCCGCTCCAGGCGGCGCTGAATCTCCTCTGTCGACTCCCGGCCGCGCAGGATAAGACGCTGGTGCAGGATGTCGCTGTCCACCGAGATCAATACGGGGCGGATGTCCGGGTACAGCCGGGACGCCTCGGGAAGATAGGCCCTGGAACCGTTGACCACCACATTGAGACCCGCCTCCATCCAGGAGTTGACTTCCACGCCCAACCCATAGCGGAATCCGTGACTGTCCCAGTGCAGGGCAAAAAGACCGCGCTCCAGCCGGGCCTGGTATTCATCGGGCTGCAAGAAAACGTGATTCTCCCCCCCGGCATCGGCCGGTCTCGTAATGTACCGGTGAGCAAAGGCGGCTTCGTTGCCCGGACAATGCCTGCGGGCGTATTGCATGAGGCTGTCCTTGCCGCTGCCGGACGGTCCGATCACGTAGATCAATCTTCCTGTCATTAATAATCCCTCCCGGTTCCGAGCCTGGACCGGTGCATCAAGGTAAACGGAGCCTGCCTGTCATGCTGGTGGAAAACGCACAGCTCGCGGACCGGCCAGGGACGCCCGGTGACACCAATGGCATACCGGGTAACAATGTCAAAGAGTTCGGCCCGCCGGGCTTCCTCCTCTACATGGCCGGTCAAGGTGACATGAAACCGGAATTCCTCCAGGACATAGGGATATCCCCACATTTCAAGGAGCCGCTCCTGGTTCCCGGTCAACCCCTTGGCGCGCCGGGCTTTCTTTTCAGCCGACAAAGGAGGCGCGCGAAATGGGTGCAGGGCGCGCAGGGCCGCTTCGGCCAAATGCGCCAACCCGGCCTGATCTTCGGGAACAAGGGCGAGGAACGAGCCTATCGGCCTGACCGACAGCGGAGCCATCTCAAACGGTTCCTGCGTCCGGGCAAGGGCTTCAATGTAGCCGATAAATTCCTGACGAGTACACCCGCCGCCGAGCGCCATCGGCGGAACCAGGGTACCGTGAAACCCGTAGTGCCTGGGTGTGGCGGTCAGATCGCTCAATGCCTCATGATCCAGGCCGGGCGGGCTGGGCTGGGCCACAGGCTTGCCATCCGGGTTGCGGCCGAGCCAGGCCGCACCGAAGCGCTCAAGTTCGCTCCCCTGTTCCGGGGCGTAATATACGGCGTATCGTTCCGGCATCAGCATCCCTCGCTTTCGTACTTGTCCAGAAATGCCTCCACCGGCAATCGGCGGAAATCCGGGACTGCCCGACCAAGGCGGTCATGGGACCAGTCCCACCAGCAGAGACGGGCCAATCGTTCCCGGACGGCCTGCGGGAACCGTTCCTTGATGAATCCGGCCGGAACCCCTCCCGCGATGGTGTAGGAGGAGACATCCTTGCTGACCACGGCCCCGGCCGCGACCACAGCACCGTCGCCGACGGTCACGCCGGGCAGGACAATGGCCCCGTGCCCCAGCCAGACGTCATTGCCGATGACCGCCCGCTGTTTGCGCCGCCAGTCAAAAAGCCACTCGTCGTCCGGGCCGAACCCGTAGCGGCTGCTGCGGTAGGTGAAATGGTGCTGCGCGGTCCGCCACATGGGATGGTTGGTCGGACCGATGCGGACCATGGAGGCCACGGACACGAACTTGCCGATGTCCGCGTGGGCCACGTCGCAACCGGGGCTAAGATAGGAATAATCCCCCAGGGAACTCTCCAGCATGAGGCAGCCTTCGAGAACCTCCGTATACATGCCGAGGGAGCAGTCGTTGATGTCTGCCGAGGGATGGACCCTGGGCCTGGGGCCCAATCCGCTGTTCGTGTTCATATAGGTGTTCATGCCTTCCTGACTTACAGACGCGCCCGGCTTGAAAAAGCACGGGAGCGCATCATTTGTGAGACGAAAACGACAGCAGTGTTACAACAAGTTGAAATTCCATCCAAAAGCGCACAAGTCGAGGACTTGTCTAGTGCCTCGTTCCACGGCTTGGCCTACCACGGCCTCAACACGCCACACCCGCACCGGGTACAGGGCGGACAACCAAGGAACAGGGCATGACATCAATCGGTCTACTCCACCAGGATCTGCACCCAGTCGCTGGCAAAGAGGCAGACGCCGAATTCCACCGGCACGCCGGACTCGTCAACATTGACGCTTTCGGTGATCAGCACGGGTCTGGTCTTGGGCTGGGCCAACTCCCGAGCCTCCTCGGCAGTGGGCATACGGGAGATGATCCGTGTCCGCTTCCTGGAATAGTCGCCGACCCCGAAGTGTTCCAAGGTCCGGGTCACGGAACCGTACTCCCGATAGACGCGCACCATGCCCGGGAACAAGGCCCGCGGGAAATAGGACTTGGAATAGCTTATCCGGCGGCCGTCCGCCTCCCCGGCACTGGTGATGCGGGTCACGACCTCGCCCGGCCTGATGCCAAGAGCCTCGGCCACCACTCCGTCCGCCTCGGTATCCACGGCCATGAGCAGGATGTTGCCGGGTTCTCGACGCTGGCGGGACAGGTTCTCGCTGAAGCGGGTCCGCCTGCTGACCGGATAATGGATGACCGGTTCGCGCACAAAGGAACCTCGCCCCTGCTCCACGCGTATCAATCCGCCCTCCTCCAGAACGGCCAGGGCGCGGCGGATGGTATGCCGGTTGACGCCGAACTCTGCAGACAGACTGCTCTCAGACGGCAGCCTGTCACCCGGCCCGAACCGACCGGAGGCAATGTCCGCCTCCATCTGCGAATATATCTGACGCCACAGGGCGACACCGTTTCCCCGGATGAGCATGGCTCTCCTCCCTTTGTTGCTTTCCAGCCAGGCATCGACACCACATACAACTGCGGTTGTCTAGACAACCCCCAAGGATTTCACAGAAATGAAACCTGACAGTGACACTAAAGACCCCATGCATCCGCAAACCCGGGACAGAAAGAACTGGATGGGAGTGCTCTCCCGTACCGGAACGGACCGGCTGGAAGCGCTCTTGGCCGACCTCGGCCCAGTGCTCACGTTCGAGCACCTCCGACCGCCGGAAGTCGGCATGGCCATGGTCCGTGCCCGGACCGAAGCCAGGGGCGGCCAGTTCAACCTCGGCGAGATGACCGTGTCCCGCTGTTCCGTCCGCCTTGAAGACGGAAACGTCGGCCACGGGTACGTGATCGGACGCGACAAGCGGCATGCGGAGCTGGCAGCCGTCTTTGACGCGCTGTTGCAGCACCCCGAACACGGACCGTCCATACGGGAGACCATCATTACTCCGCTCGCCTGCGAACTGAGCAGGAAGCAGAAAGAACACGCAGCCAAGACCGCGGCCACCAGGGTGAACTTCTTCACCATGGCCCGCGGCGAAGACTAAGGGGTACACCATGCCAGGATACGCCATGGACTCGACCTTTCAGGACAAGAGAGATCCTGCCCACGACAACCAGAGGATATTCCGGGCAATACTGCTCACCATGTCCCACCCCGGCACGGTGACCGTGCTCGGCAACTGGCCCAATCCCCCCAAGGGATTACACCCGGCTGCGGCCGCTGTCTGCCTTGCCTTGGTGGACATGGACACACCACTTTGGGTCAATACGGGTACGCCGCTGGATGTCCAGACCTACCTGAGATTCCACTGCGGCTGCCCCATCACGAGAAAACCGGAAAACTGCGCCTTCGGCCTGGTCCTCGACGGCAACGCCCTGCCCGACCTGGACCAATTCAACCCCGGCGACATCGAATATCCCGACCGTTCAGCCACCCTGATCATCCAGGTTGCCTCCCTTGACGTGGGCAAAGGCGTCAGACTCAGTGGTCCGGGCATCAAAGAGGACACCCAGCTCCACGTAGCCGGGCTGCATACGGATTTCTGGCGGGCCATGCAGCGGAACAGCCTGCGCTTTCCGCTCGGGTTCGATGTGATTCTGACAACGGAAACAGAGATCGTCTCGCTCCCGAGAACGGTCCAAGTGGGGATATAACGTGTACGTAGCCGTCAAAGGTGGCGAAAAGGCCATCGACAATGCACACCGGCTCATGGCCGTGGAGCGGCGGGGAGACCCGGCCGTCCCGGAACTGACCGTGGAACAAATTCTCCAACAGATGCGGCTGGCCGTGGACCGGGTCATGAGCGAAGGGTCACTGTATGATCCCGAGCTGGCCGCCCTGGCCATCAAACAGTCGCGCGGCGACCTGGTGGAGGCGATATTCCTGCTCCGGGCCTATCGCACTACCCTGCCCAGGCTGTACACGACCCTGCCCCTGGACACCACGGCCATGCAGGTCCGCCGCCGCGTCTCCGCCACTTTCAAGGACATACCGGGCGGGCAGATGCTCGGCCCCACCTTCGACTACACCCATAGGCTCCTGGATTTCACCCTGGCTGCGGAATCCCTGCCCTCCAAGGCCGCAACCACGCCCGTCGAGGCTCCCGATGCCCCCCTTTCGAGGATCATGGACATTCTCGGCAGGGAAGGACTGGTGGACAGCCCGGACCCAAACGACGCGCGGGAAGTGGGCGACATCACCAAGGACCCCATGACCTTTCCCGCCGAACGCGACATCCGCTTGCAGAACCTTGCCCGCGGCGACGAGGGATTTCTCCTCGCCCTGGGATACTCCAGCCAGCGCGGCTTCGGTGACAACCATCCCTTTGCCGGAGAAATCCGCATGGGTGAAGTAAGTGTTTCCGTAATACCTGACGAACTCGGTTTTGAAATCGAAATCGGCGACATAACCGTGTCCGAATGCGAAATGGTGACCAGCTTTGTCGGCTCGAAAGAAGAGCTGCCCAAATTCACCCGTGGTTACGGGCTTTCCTTCGGCTACAACGAACGCAAGGTCATGGCCATGTCCCTGGTGGACCGATCCCTCCAGGCCCGCGACCTCGGGGAGGACATCACGGCTCCGTCCCAGGACGAGGAATTCGTCCTCTATCACAGCGACAACGTCGAAGCCCAAGGGTTTGTCCAGCACCTGAAACTCCCCCATTACGTGGACTTCCAGGCCGACCTGGTCATGGTCCGTGCCATGCGGAAAGAAATCACGAACAACACCAAGGCCGAGGAGGCCGCATGAGCTTCACCACAGGGGCCGCAGCCGTGGAGGACAAAACTCCCGGCAGGGCCGAAACAGGATACAATTACGGATATCTGAACGAACAGACCAAGCGGATGATCCGCCGGGCCATTCTCAAGGCCGTGGCCATACCCGGCTACCAGGTGCCCTTTGCCGGGCGCGAAATGCCCATGCCCTACGGATGGGGCACAGGCGGCATCCAGCTTTCAGCCAGCATACTCGGGTCCGACGACGTGTTCAAGGTCATTGACCAGGGCGCGGACGACACCACCAACGCCGTATCCATCCGCAAGTTCTTCGCCCGCGTCACCGGGGTGGAAACCACGGAAAAAACCACTGAAGCGAGCGTCATTCAGACCCGGCACCGCATCCCGGAAACGCCCCTGACCGACGGACAGATCATGGTTTACCAGGTGCCCATCCCGGAACCGTTGCGCTGGGTCGAACCCCGCGAGACAGAAACCCGGAAGATGCACGCCCTGGAGGAATACGGCGTCATGCACGTCCAGCTCTACGAGGACATTGCCCGGCACGGACGCATCGCCACCAACTTCATGTACCCGGTCAAGGTGAACGGCCGCTACATCATGAGCCCTTCGCCCATCCCGAAATTCGACAACCCCAAGCTCGACATGAGCCCGGCCCTGCACATCTTCGGCGCGGGACGCGAAAAACGCATCTACGCGGTTCCGCCCTACACCGAGGTCAAAAGCCTTGATTTCGAGGACCACCCCTTCGCCGTGGAGACCTGGGACGACTGCTGCGCCCTGTGCGGAGCCACGGACAGCTATCTCGACGAGATTGTCCTCAACGACCAGGGCGAACGGATGTTCGTCTGCTCGGACACGGACTACTGCACCACCCGGCGCGAACAGGGGCATATCGGCCCCATGGGCGAACAGGAAGATATCGCGGAGCTCAAGGGCCACAACCCGATAAACGCACAGGAAAACCCATGACCACTTATACCGAACCCATGATCCGCGCCCTGGGCGTGACAAAGAGATACGGTCAGATGATCGGCTGCCGGGACATCAGCTTCGACCTGTGGCCCGGCGAGGTCATGGGTATTGTCGGGGAATCCGGTTCCGGCAAGTCCACCCTGCTCAGCTGCCTGTCCGGCAGGCTTGATCCCACCGAAGGGTCTGTCGGATACAGGTCCAACGAATTCGGCGACATCGACGTGCACGGCTGCCCGGAAGCGATCCGGCGCAAGCTCCTGCGCACCGAGTTGGGCGTGGTTCACCAGAACCCGCGCGATGGGCTGCGCCTAGGTGTCACGGCCGGGGCCAACCTGGGCGAACGACTCATGAGCGTAGGAGCGCGGCATTACGGCAACATCCGGGCCACGGCCATGAAGTGGCTGGGCGAAGTGGAAATCAGCGCAGACCGCATCGACCACTTCCCCAAGACCTTTTCCGGGGGCATGCAGCAACGGCTGCAGATCGCCTGCAACCTGATCACCTCGCCCAGAATCGTCTTCATGGACGAACCCACGGGCGGACTGGACGTGTCGGTCCAGGCCAAACTCCTGGACCTGCTCCGCAACCTGGTTTCCCGGCTCGGCCTGTCAGTGATCATCGTCACCCACGACCTGGCCGTGGCCAGACTGCTGGCCCACCGGCTCATGGTCATGCAACAGGGTGAGGTGGTGGAAGCCGGGCTGACAGATCAGGTCCTCGACGACCCGCAACACCCCTACACCCAACTGCTGGTGTCCTCCATCCTGCAGGCATAGGAATCGCAATGACACTCATGATATCCGTCAAAAACCTGGACAAGACCTTCACCCTGCATACCCAGGGAGGCACGGTCATCAACGTTTTCTCGGGCCTCAACCTGGACGTGCGGGCCGGGGAGTGCGTGGCCCTGGCCGGTTCTTCCGGCTCGGGAAAATCCTCCCTGATCTGCTCGCTCTACGGCAACTACCACCCGCAATCCGGTTCCGTTCACATCCGGCACCACGGGGAGATGGTCGACATCGTCAGCGCCACACCGAGGCAGGTCCTCGACATCCGCAAGCAGACCATGGGCTATGTCAGCCAGTTCCTGCGGGTGGTGCCGCGCGTGTCCGCCCTGGATGTGGTGGCCGAACCCCTGATCAACCTGACCGGCGACACGGTCACGGCCAGGGACAAGGCCGCCTTCCTGCTCAAACGCCTGAACATCCCTGCCGCCCTGTGGAGCCTGCCCCCAGCCACCTTTTCCGGGGGCGAGCAGCAGCGGGTGAACATCGCCAGGGGGTTCAGCGTGGATTATCCCGTGCTGCTTCTGGACGAACCCACCGCATCCCTGGACGCGGACAACCGCCAGGTGGTGGTCCAGCTCATCAGGGAGGCCAAGAAACGGGGTTCGGCCGTGGTCGGCATTTTCCACGACGAGGAAGTCCGCGACCTCGTCTCCGACAGACTCTTCGAAATGCGCAGCTTCAAGGAGGCCGCATAATCATGAACATTACCATCAAGAACGCCAGGATCGTGCTTCGGGACGAGATCGTGCACGGCTCCATCAGGGTGGCCG
This window encodes:
- the phnL gene encoding phosphonate C-P lyase system protein PhnL; translation: MTLMISVKNLDKTFTLHTQGGTVINVFSGLNLDVRAGECVALAGSSGSGKSSLICSLYGNYHPQSGSVHIRHHGEMVDIVSATPRQVLDIRKQTMGYVSQFLRVVPRVSALDVVAEPLINLTGDTVTARDKAAFLLKRLNIPAALWSLPPATFSGGEQQRVNIARGFSVDYPVLLLDEPTASLDADNRQVVVQLIREAKKRGSAVVGIFHDEEVRDLVSDRLFEMRSFKEAA
- a CDS encoding DUF1045 domain-containing protein, which translates into the protein MPERYAVYYAPEQGSELERFGAAWLGRNPDGKPVAQPSPPGLDHEALSDLTATPRHYGFHGTLVPPMALGGGCTRQEFIGYIEALARTQEPFEMAPLSVRPIGSFLALVPEDQAGLAHLAEAALRALHPFRAPPLSAEKKARRAKGLTGNQERLLEMWGYPYVLEEFRFHVTLTGHVEEEARRAELFDIVTRYAIGVTGRPWPVRELCVFHQHDRQAPFTLMHRSRLGTGRDY
- a CDS encoding carbon-phosphorus lyase complex subunit PhnI, whose amino-acid sequence is MYVAVKGGEKAIDNAHRLMAVERRGDPAVPELTVEQILQQMRLAVDRVMSEGSLYDPELAALAIKQSRGDLVEAIFLLRAYRTTLPRLYTTLPLDTTAMQVRRRVSATFKDIPGGQMLGPTFDYTHRLLDFTLAAESLPSKAATTPVEAPDAPLSRIMDILGREGLVDSPDPNDAREVGDITKDPMTFPAERDIRLQNLARGDEGFLLALGYSSQRGFGDNHPFAGEIRMGEVSVSVIPDELGFEIEIGDITVSECEMVTSFVGSKEELPKFTRGYGLSFGYNERKVMAMSLVDRSLQARDLGEDITAPSQDEEFVLYHSDNVEAQGFVQHLKLPHYVDFQADLVMVRAMRKEITNNTKAEEAA
- a CDS encoding DapH/DapD/GlmU-related protein encodes the protein MNTYMNTNSGLGPRPRVHPSADINDCSLGMYTEVLEGCLMLESSLGDYSYLSPGCDVAHADIGKFVSVASMVRIGPTNHPMWRTAQHHFTYRSSRYGFGPDDEWLFDWRRKQRAVIGNDVWLGHGAIVLPGVTVGDGAVVAAGAVVSKDVSSYTIAGGVPAGFIKERFPQAVRERLARLCWWDWSHDRLGRAVPDFRRLPVEAFLDKYESEGC
- a CDS encoding Hsp20 family protein, with protein sequence MTVSKLNPWNWFKREQVNAKLNKGVLCISMPRIKRAESESRKIAIGT
- the phnG gene encoding phosphonate C-P lyase system protein PhnG, which translates into the protein MKPDSDTKDPMHPQTRDRKNWMGVLSRTGTDRLEALLADLGPVLTFEHLRPPEVGMAMVRARTEARGGQFNLGEMTVSRCSVRLEDGNVGHGYVIGRDKRHAELAAVFDALLQHPEHGPSIRETIITPLACELSRKQKEHAAKTAATRVNFFTMARGED
- a CDS encoding alpha-D-ribose 1-methylphosphonate 5-phosphate C-P-lyase PhnJ produces the protein MSFTTGAAAVEDKTPGRAETGYNYGYLNEQTKRMIRRAILKAVAIPGYQVPFAGREMPMPYGWGTGGIQLSASILGSDDVFKVIDQGADDTTNAVSIRKFFARVTGVETTEKTTEASVIQTRHRIPETPLTDGQIMVYQVPIPEPLRWVEPRETETRKMHALEEYGVMHVQLYEDIARHGRIATNFMYPVKVNGRYIMSPSPIPKFDNPKLDMSPALHIFGAGREKRIYAVPPYTEVKSLDFEDHPFAVETWDDCCALCGATDSYLDEIVLNDQGERMFVCSDTDYCTTRREQGHIGPMGEQEDIAELKGHNPINAQENP
- the phnK gene encoding phosphonate C-P lyase system protein PhnK, with the translated sequence MTTYTEPMIRALGVTKRYGQMIGCRDISFDLWPGEVMGIVGESGSGKSTLLSCLSGRLDPTEGSVGYRSNEFGDIDVHGCPEAIRRKLLRTELGVVHQNPRDGLRLGVTAGANLGERLMSVGARHYGNIRATAMKWLGEVEISADRIDHFPKTFSGGMQQRLQIACNLITSPRIVFMDEPTGGLDVSVQAKLLDLLRNLVSRLGLSVIIVTHDLAVARLLAHRLMVMQQGEVVEAGLTDQVLDDPQHPYTQLLVSSILQA
- the phnN gene encoding phosphonate metabolism protein/1,5-bisphosphokinase (PRPP-forming) PhnN codes for the protein MTGRLIYVIGPSGSGKDSLMQYARRHCPGNEAAFAHRYITRPADAGGENHVFLQPDEYQARLERGLFALHWDSHGFRYGLGVEVNSWMEAGLNVVVNGSRAYLPEASRLYPDIRPVLISVDSDILHQRLILRGRESTEEIQRRLERAEAYAVNHPCLELVDNSGELSFAGRSLLGIIRGKPAKMRRAV
- the phnH gene encoding phosphonate C-P lyase system protein PhnH, which translates into the protein MPGYAMDSTFQDKRDPAHDNQRIFRAILLTMSHPGTVTVLGNWPNPPKGLHPAAAAVCLALVDMDTPLWVNTGTPLDVQTYLRFHCGCPITRKPENCAFGLVLDGNALPDLDQFNPGDIEYPDRSATLIIQVASLDVGKGVRLSGPGIKEDTQLHVAGLHTDFWRAMQRNSLRFPLGFDVILTTETEIVSLPRTVQVGI
- the phnF gene encoding phosphonate metabolism transcriptional regulator PhnF; translated protein: MLIRGNGVALWRQIYSQMEADIASGRFGPGDRLPSESSLSAEFGVNRHTIRRALAVLEEGGLIRVEQGRGSFVREPVIHYPVSRRTRFSENLSRQRREPGNILLMAVDTEADGVVAEALGIRPGEVVTRITSAGEADGRRISYSKSYFPRALFPGMVRVYREYGSVTRTLEHFGVGDYSRKRTRIISRMPTAEEARELAQPKTRPVLITESVNVDESGVPVEFGVCLFASDWVQILVE